From a region of the Anoplopoma fimbria isolate UVic2021 breed Golden Eagle Sablefish chromosome 16, Afim_UVic_2022, whole genome shotgun sequence genome:
- the rdh1 gene encoding retinol dehydrogenase 1: MVSNDNLTTYLLEVIQSHLALTCALLLASLAALRWYIRDSYRVDGFNHKYVLITGCDSGFGNLLARQLDGKGLHVVAACLTEEGAADLAAATSPRLKSLLLDVTDSESIRRAVEFVSREVGGRGLWGLVNNAGRAVPIGPTEWMKLEDFKKVLDVNLIGVIEVTLQFLPLLKKAQGRVVNVASVLGRLSLTGGGYCLSKWGVEAFSDSLRRDMHQFGIKVSIIEPGFFKTGVTRLDLIEADLRRLWTRLPQDVKDSYGKTYFDDYVKAQDFSMGILCSPDISKVTRCMEHALTARFPRTRYGAGWDAKFFWIPLSYLPSFVSDFVTNLFLPLPKDQRND, from the exons ATG GTGTCAAATGACAATCTGACGACATATTTATTAGAG gtCATCCAGTCACACCTGGCTTTGACCTGTGCTTTACTGCTGGCCTCTCTCGCTGCCCTCCGCTGGTACATCAGAGATTCCTACAGAGTTGACGGCTTCAACCACAAGTACGTGCTCATCACCGGCTGTGACAGCGGCTTTGGGAATCTGCTGGCCAGGCAGCTCGATGGAAAAGGCCTCCACGTCGTGGCCGCGTGTCTCACGGAGGAAGGTGCAGCGGATCTGGCAGCAGCGACCTCCCCCAGACTGAAGAGCCTTCTGCTGGATGTTACAGACAGTGAGAGCATCCGGAGGGCGGTGGAGTTTGTGAGCAGAGAGGTCGGAGGGCGAG GTCTGTGGGGTCTGGTGAACAATGCTGGCAGGGCCGTACCCATCGGTCCAACAGAGTGGATGAAGTTGGAGGATTTCAAAAAGGTCCTGGATGTGAATTTGATAGGAGTTATTGAGGTGACGCTCCAGTTTCTGCCTCTGCTGAAAAAGGCCCAGGGCAGGGTGGTAAACGTGGCCAGTGTTCTGGGCCGACTGTCTCTCACCGGCGGAGGATACTGCCTGTCCAAATGGGGAGTGGAAGCCTTCTCCGACAGCCTCAG GAGGGACATGCACCAATTCGGCATCAAAGTGAGCATTATCGAGCCTGGCTTCTTCAAGACAGGTGTTACCAGACTGGATCTGATTGAAGCTGACCTGAGGAGGCTGTGGACCCGCCTCCCTCAAGATGTCAAAGACTCCTATGGAAAGACATACTTTGATGACT atGTGAAAGCTCAGGACTTCTCCATGGGCATCTTGTGCAGTCCGGATATCTCTAAGGTGACCAGGTGTATGGAGCACGCACTGACAGCTCGCTTCCCACGCACACGTTATGGTGCAGGCTGGGATGCCAAGTTTTTTTGGATTCCTCTGTCGTACCTCCCTTCATTTGTGTCAGACTTTGTTACCAACCTGTTTCTTCCTTTACCTAAGGATCAAAGAAATGACTAA
- the abcb11a gene encoding bile salt export pump, with amino-acid sequence MVFGGLCALIHGAALPLMLLVYSRMTNTFVGYELEVQVLKDENKTCNNNTIYWMDIEAEMTMFAYYYVGIGLGVMFVSYFQIFFWVTAASRQIDKMRKIYFRKVMQMEIGWFDCNSVGELNTRMSDDINKINNAIADQVSIFIERLSTFVFGFMVGFIGGWKLTLVVIAVSPLIGIAAGLMAMAVARLTGRELTSYAKAGSVADEVLSSIRTVAAFGGEEKEAERYDTKLAEAQIWGVKKGTIIGIFQGYLWCIIFFCFALAFWYGSKLVIDTKELSPGSLIQVFFGVLMAAMNLGQASPCLEAFASGRAAAKNIFDTIDREPEIDCFSEEGHKLDRVKGDIEFHNVTFYFPSRPEVKILNDLSMQIKAGETTAFVGPSGSGKSTTIQLIQRFYDPKEGMVTLDGHDIRTLNIQWLRSLIGIVEQEPMLFSTTIADNIRYGRPGVTMEDIIQATKEANAYDFIMDLPQKFDTLVGEGGGQLSGGQKQRIAIARALIRNPRILLLDMATSALDNESEAVVQKALEKVCKGRTTISVAHRLSTIRNADVIIGFEHGQAVEKGTHSDLLERQGVYFTLVTLQNQGTSNTTKDAISEALEEDFDPKAPICTSSKRGSVRLRSQSKLSNGTLPDNLMIFSDKQFSTENTYEDDPDEFVEPAPVARILKYNQPEWPYMLIGSLGAAVNGSVNPIYAILFSQIIGTFAITDLNEQRKQINGICILFCIVAVTSFFSQFLQGYAFAKSGELLTRRLRKVGFQAMMRQEIGWFDDPRNSPGALTTRLATDASMVQGATGSQIGMIVNSLTSIGASFIIALYFSWKLTLVILCFLPLIGLSGVFQAKMLTGFANEDKDAMEAAGRVSSEALANIRTIAGLAKENSFVESYEQKLVLPFKSYRKKANIYGLCFSFSQCVIFMAYAASFRYGGYLVKSEGLHYMLVFRVITAVVISGTALGRASSFTPDYAKAKIAAARLFKLLDRVPKISISHTDGEKWDNFKGEIEFINCNFTYPTRPDVQVLNGLVVSVKPGQTLAFVGNSGCGKSTSVQLLERFYDPDGGRVMIDGRPSHTVNVPFLRSQIGIVSQEPVLFDCSIAENIQYGDNSCSVNMEAIIEAAKKAFLHDFVMTLPDKYETQVGAQGSQLSRGEKQRIAIARAIVRNPKILLLDEATSALDTESEQTVQSALDEARKGRTCITIAHRLSTIQTADIIAVMSNGAVIEQDTHDNLMAKKGAYYKLVTTGAPIS; translated from the exons ATGGTATTTGGGGGTTTGTGTGCCCTCATACATGGTGCAGCTTTACCTCTCATGCTTCTGGTGTACAGCAGGATGACAAACACGTTTGTTGGGTATGAGCTTGAGGTCCAAGTattgaaagatgaaaataagacatgcaacaacaacaccatctATTGGA TGGATATTGAAGCAGAGATGACCATGTTTGCATATTACTATGTTGGGATTGGATTAGGAGTTATGTTTGTTAGTTATTTTCAG ATTTTCTTCTGGGTGACAGCAGCTTCAAGACAAATTGATAAAATGAGAAAGATTTATTTCAGAAAAGTAATGCAAATGGAGATTGGATGGTTTGACTGCAACTCTGTTGGTGAACTGAACACAAGGATGTCAGA tgataTCAACAAGATCAACAATGCCATTGCTGACCAGGTGTCTATCTTCATTGAGAGGCTCTCTACGTTCGTGTTTGGCTTCATGGTTGGATTCATTGGTGGATGGAAGCTGACTTTGGTGGTCATAGCAGTGAGCCCGCTGATTGGAATAGCTGCTGGACTAATGGCAATG GCTGTGGCCAGGCTGACAGGACGAGAGCTAACGTCCTATGCAAAGGCAGGGTCAGTGGCTGATGAGGTCCTGTCATCCATCAGGACAGTAGCAGCGTTTGGTGGGGAGGAAAAAGAAGCTGAAag ATATGACACAAAACTTGCAGAAGCTCAGATCTGGGGTGTGAAAAAGGGCACGATCATAGGCATTTTCCAAGGATACCTGTGGtgcatcattttcttttgcttcgCTTTGGCCTTTTGGTACGGATCTAAATTGGTCATAGACACCAAGGAGCTTTCTCCTGGCTCTCTTATTCAG gtGTTCTTTGGAGTACTCATGGCAGCCATGAACCTGGGCCAGGCCTCACCCTGCCTGGAGGCCTTCGCTTCTGGTCGTGCTGCAGCGAAAAACATCTTTGACACAATTGACCGG GAACCAGAAATTGATTGTTTCTCAGAAGAAGGTCACAAATTAGACCGAGTAAAAGGAGACATTGAGTTCCATAATGTCACTTTCTACTTCCCATCCCGGCCTGAAGTCAAG ATTTTAAATGATCTGAGCATGCAGATCAAAGCAGGAGAAACCACTGCTTTTGTGGGACCAAGTGGATCTGGAAAGAGCACCACTATCCAGCTCATCCAAAGGTTTTATGACCCAAAGGAAGGAATG GTGACTTTGGACGGCCACGACATCCGTACTTTAAACATCCAGTGGCTCCGATCTCTCATTGGTATTGTAGAGCAGGAGCCAATGCTGTTTTCTACAACCATTGCAGACAACATCCGGTATGGTCGACCTGGAGTCACCATGGAAGACATCATCCAGGCGACAAAAGAGGCTAATGCCTATGATTTTATCATGGATCTGCCACAg AAATTTGATACTCTGGTCGGAGAGGGTGGAGGGCAGTTGAGTGGAGGACAGAAGCAGAGGATTGCTATCGCTCGAGCTCTGATCAGAAACCCAAGGATCCTGCTGCTAGATATGGCCACATCTGCGTTAGACAATGAGAGTGAGGCTGTTGTCCAGAAGGCACTGGAAAAG GTGTGCAAGGGCAGGACAACAATTTCTGTAGCCCATCGTCTTTCCACGATCAGAAATGCAGATGTCATTATTGGTTTTGAGCATGGACAGGCTGTGGAGAAGGGAACACACAGTGACCTACTAGAAAGGCAAGGCGTCTACTTCACTCTTGTCACCCTGCAGAATCAAGGCACATCCAACACAACTAAAG ATGCGATCAGTGAAGCTCTTGAAGAAGACTTTGATCCTAAAGCGCCTATCTGCACATCCAGTAAAAG GGGCTCCGTTCGACTACGATCTCAGAGCAAATTGTCAAATGGCACATTACCAGACAACCTCATGATCTTTTCAGACAAGCAGTTCTCAACAGAAAAT ACATATGAGGACGATCCAGATGAATTTGTAGAGCCTGCCCCAGTAGCACGTATCCTCAAGTACAACCAACCAGAATGGCCCTACATGCTGATTGGCTCGCTGGGAGCAGCTGTCAACGGCTCTGTCAACCCCATCTATGCTATCCTGTTCAGCCAAATTATTGGG ACGTTTGCTATTACTGACTTGAATGAACAGAGGAAACAGATCAACGGGATATGTATTCTGTTTTGCATTGTGGCTGTGACTAGTTTCTTCTCCCAGTTTTTACAG GGATATGCTTTTGCCAAGTCTGGAGAGCTGCTGACCCGCCGTCTAAGGAAAGTGGGCTTCCAGGCTATGATGAGACAGGAGATTGGTTGGTTTGATGACCCCAGAAACAGCCCTGGAGCTTTGACCACTAGACTGGCCACTGATGCATCAATGGTGCAGGGG GCAACAGGATCTCAGATTGGCATGATCGTGAACTCATTGACCAGCATTGGAGCGTCTTTCATCATTGCTTTATACTTCAGCTGGAAGTTAACTTTGGTAATTTTGTGCTTCCTGCCACTCATCGGGCTGTCCGGTGTGTTCCAAGCTAAAATGCTGACAGGTTTTGCAAATGAAGATAAAGACGCCATGGAAGCAGCAGGTCGG GTATCCAGTGAGGCTCTTGCAAACATCAGGACGATTGCAGGCTTGGCCAAAGAGAACTCATTTGTGGAATCATATGAGCAGAAACTTGTTCTTCCATTTAAATCCTACAGGAAGAAAGCCAACATCTACGggctttgtttcagtttttcccAGTGTGTCATCTTCATGGCATATGCTGCTTCCTTCAGATATGGAGGCTATCTGGTTAAGTCTGAGGGGTTGCATTACATGTTGGTTTTCAG AGTGATTACAGCTGTAGTCATCAGTGGGACAGCACTGGGCAGAGCGTCCTCCTTCACTCCAGATTATGCCAAAGCCAAAATTGCTGCTGCTCGGCTTTTCAAACTGTTGGACCGAGTTCCTAAAATCAGCATAAGccacacagatggagagaaatgg GATAACTTCAAAGGTGAAATAGAGTTCATCAATTGCAACTTCACCTACCCAACTCGACCAGACGTCCAGGTGTTGAACGGCCTGGTTGTGTCTGTGAAGCCTGGTCAGACTCTAGCGTTTGTTGGGAACAGCGGCTGTGGGAAGAGCACAAGTGTTCAACTGTTGGAAAGGTTCTATGACCCTGATGGTGGGAGAGTG atgattGATGGTCGCCCATCTCATACAGTCAATGTGCCCTTCCTAAGATCTCAGATTGGCATAGTGTCCCAGGAGCCAGTGTTGTTTGACTGCAGCATAGCGGAGAATATTCAGTATGGAGATAACTCATGCAGTGTCAACATGGAAGCGATTATTGAGGCCGCTAAGAAAGCCTTCCTACATGACTTTGTGATGACACTACCAGAT AAATATGAGACCCAGGTTGGTGCCCAGGGCTCCCAGCTGtcaagaggagaaaaacaacgCATCGCCATTGCCCGGGCCATCGTCAGGAACCCAAAGATCCTGCTACTTGATGAAGCTACCTCTGCCCTGGACACAGAGAGTGAACAG ACTGTCCAGTCTGCTCTGGATGAGGCGAGAAAAGGAAGAACCTGCATTACCATCGCTCACCGACTGTCAACAATTCAGACTGCTGACATCATAGCAGTGATGTCTAATGGAGCCGTCATAGAGCAAGACACTCATGATAATCTCATGGCCAAGAAGGGCGCCTATTATAAACTGGTCACAACAGGCGCTCCTATCAGCTAG
- the dhrs9 gene encoding dehydrogenase/reductase SDR family member 9 isoform X2 — protein sequence MFLYVVGLVAPWFVYRWYKERKRVSHREDKYVYITGCDSGFGNLLARHLDKLGFNVIAACYTEKGEDELKKVTSDRLETFHLDVTDSESVSKTAALIKNHVGQKGLWAVVNNAGVALPSGPTDWLTIDDFKGMISVNLCGVIDVTLSVLPLIKKARGRVVNVASVFGRVSPFGGPYCVSKFGVESFNDSLRLNMAPFGIKVSCIEPGFFKTNVTDVEIMQKNLRKLWDRLPQNVKDEYGPGYLKASIDMLNHRFKMLTDSNLMKVVGCMEHAVSAVYPRTRYSAGWDAKFFWLPVSYMPTCIMDRLLRKNSPDIRPKLCAP from the exons ATGTTCCTGTATGTCGTCGGACTGGTAGCTCCCTGGTTTGTCTATCGCTGGTacaaggaaaggaaaagagtgTCCCATAGAGAAGATAAATATGTCTACATCACTGGCTGTGACTCTGGGTTTGGTAATCTCCTCGCGAGACACCTGGACAAGCTGGGCTTCAATGTTATTGCGGCCTGTTACACTGAGAAGGGTGAGGATGAGCTGAAGAAGGTCACCTCCGACAGACTAGAGACCTTTCACCTGGATGTCACCGACTCAGAGAGTGTCAGCAAAACAGCAGCTTTAATCAAGAATCACGTTGGACAGAAGG GCCTGTGGGCCGTCGTGAACAATGCTGGAGTCGCTTTGCCGTCCGGTCCCACTGACTGGCTCACCATAGACGACTTCAAGGGCATGATATCTGTCAATCTATGCGGCGTCATCGACGTCACGCTGAGCGTCCTCCCTCTCATCAAGAAGGCAAGAGGAAGGGTGGTGAACGTCGCCAGTGTCTTCGGGCGAGTCAGCCCGTTCGGCGGGCCGTACTGTGTGTCCAAGTTTGGAGTGGAGTCCTTCAATGACAGTCTGCG tTTAAACATGGCACCATTTGGAATCAAGGTTTCATGCATTGAGCCGGGTTTCTTCAAGACCAATGTGACTGATGTAGAGATAATGCAAAAGAACCTGAGGAAGCTCTGGGACAGATTACCTCAGAATGTGAAGGATGAATATGGACCCGGTTACTTGAAAGCAT ctATTGATATGTTGAATCATAGGTTCAAGATGTTGACAGACAGTAATCTGATGAAGGTCGTCGGCTGCATGGAGCACGCCGTCTCCGCCGTTTATCCTCGTACTCGCTACTCTGCCGGATGGGACGCAAAGTTCTTCTGGTTGCCTGTGTCGTACATGCCAACCTGCATCATGGATAGACTTTTGCGGAAAAATAGCCCAGATATAAGGCCAAAACTATGTGCACCGTAG
- the dhrs9 gene encoding dehydrogenase/reductase SDR family member 9 isoform X1: MFRSTDYLKLSQIWFLEIMFLYVVGLVAPWFVYRWYKERKRVSHREDKYVYITGCDSGFGNLLARHLDKLGFNVIAACYTEKGEDELKKVTSDRLETFHLDVTDSESVSKTAALIKNHVGQKGLWAVVNNAGVALPSGPTDWLTIDDFKGMISVNLCGVIDVTLSVLPLIKKARGRVVNVASVFGRVSPFGGPYCVSKFGVESFNDSLRLNMAPFGIKVSCIEPGFFKTNVTDVEIMQKNLRKLWDRLPQNVKDEYGPGYLKASIDMLNHRFKMLTDSNLMKVVGCMEHAVSAVYPRTRYSAGWDAKFFWLPVSYMPTCIMDRLLRKNSPDIRPKLCAP; encoded by the exons ATGTTCCGCAGCACGGACTATCTCAAACTATCTCAAA TCTGGTTTTTAGAAATAATGTTCCTGTATGTCGTCGGACTGGTAGCTCCCTGGTTTGTCTATCGCTGGTacaaggaaaggaaaagagtgTCCCATAGAGAAGATAAATATGTCTACATCACTGGCTGTGACTCTGGGTTTGGTAATCTCCTCGCGAGACACCTGGACAAGCTGGGCTTCAATGTTATTGCGGCCTGTTACACTGAGAAGGGTGAGGATGAGCTGAAGAAGGTCACCTCCGACAGACTAGAGACCTTTCACCTGGATGTCACCGACTCAGAGAGTGTCAGCAAAACAGCAGCTTTAATCAAGAATCACGTTGGACAGAAGG GCCTGTGGGCCGTCGTGAACAATGCTGGAGTCGCTTTGCCGTCCGGTCCCACTGACTGGCTCACCATAGACGACTTCAAGGGCATGATATCTGTCAATCTATGCGGCGTCATCGACGTCACGCTGAGCGTCCTCCCTCTCATCAAGAAGGCAAGAGGAAGGGTGGTGAACGTCGCCAGTGTCTTCGGGCGAGTCAGCCCGTTCGGCGGGCCGTACTGTGTGTCCAAGTTTGGAGTGGAGTCCTTCAATGACAGTCTGCG tTTAAACATGGCACCATTTGGAATCAAGGTTTCATGCATTGAGCCGGGTTTCTTCAAGACCAATGTGACTGATGTAGAGATAATGCAAAAGAACCTGAGGAAGCTCTGGGACAGATTACCTCAGAATGTGAAGGATGAATATGGACCCGGTTACTTGAAAGCAT ctATTGATATGTTGAATCATAGGTTCAAGATGTTGACAGACAGTAATCTGATGAAGGTCGTCGGCTGCATGGAGCACGCCGTCTCCGCCGTTTATCCTCGTACTCGCTACTCTGCCGGATGGGACGCAAAGTTCTTCTGGTTGCCTGTGTCGTACATGCCAACCTGCATCATGGATAGACTTTTGCGGAAAAATAGCCCAGATATAAGGCCAAAACTATGTGCACCGTAG